In the Gammaproteobacteria bacterium genome, CATCCCCCGCGCGACCACCTGATAGCGCAATGAGCCCGGCCGCGCTTTCACAAAGCCACTCCCGGCTGACGCGGGCATGACCCTTGTGGTCGCCCTCGACATAGGAACGGGTAATCAGTCGCAACAGGTTGGCATAGCCATTGCGGTCCTGGCACAGCAAAGTGAAACGCAGTGGGTCGCGTTCGTCGGCAAGGTCCAGCCACAGGTCTGCACCGATGATCGGCTTGATCCCGCGTGCTTCAGCAGCACGATAGAACTTGACCATGGCAAACAGGTTGCTCTCATCGGTCAGGGCTACCGCCGGCATATCGGCCTGCGCAACGGCATTCATCAGCGGCTTGACGCGAACCACGCTGTCGACCAGCGAATACTCGGTATGCACCCGCAGGTGCACAAAAGCGGGGCCACTACTCATGCTCTTTCAAAGCCACACGTACCGGCTGGAACGAGCGTCGATGCACCGGCGCCGGACCGTGTCGGGTCAGCGCCTCAAGATGTGCGGGCGTGGGATAACCTTTGTGACGTGCAAATCCATACTGTGGGTACAGTCCGTCAAGCTCGCGCATAACGTGATCACGATGCACCTTGGCCAGTATCGAAGCGGCGCTTATCGCGCGACGACTGGCATCGCCGCCGACCACCGCCTCGACCTCACAGCACCAGCGATCCGGCAGCACGGTGTGCCGCCCGTCAATTTCAACGCGTTGCGGGTCCAGACGCAGGCCCTGCAGCGCCCGCCGCATGGCAATGAGCGACGCCTGGAATA is a window encoding:
- the rnhB gene encoding ribonuclease HII; the protein is MSGAPRWLLVAGVDEVGRGPLAGPVTSAAVMLDPQRRINGLRDSKQLRPKRRELLAQRICDRALAWSVAWADPHEIDSLNIFQASLIAMRRALQGLRLDPQRVEIDGRHTVLPDRWCCEVEAVVGGDASRRAISAASILAKVHRDHVMRELDGLYPQYGFARHKGYPTPAHLEALTRHGPAPVHRRSFQPVRVALKEHE